One genomic region from Rattus norvegicus strain BN/NHsdMcwi chromosome 10, GRCr8, whole genome shotgun sequence encodes:
- the Trim16 gene encoding tripartite motif-containing protein 16 isoform X1: MAELDLIAPGPLTGVTVHPLAPLGPDPGSAIPIGKEDVDLLSKPGEETQGQGDLAKLGAPGDEEEGQILCDFCLGASRVRAVKSCLTCMVNYCEEHLRPHQENSKLHSHQLTEPTKDQDLRTCPAHHSPLVSFCHTHQQCICQECGTGEHRGDSTVSLDAARRSKEADLRCMQLDLEQKLKLNENAIARLQANHKSVLVSVSEVKVVAEEKFGELLAAVRKAQTDVMLFLEEKEQAALNQVNGIKTHLEHRSIEMEKNKQELEKLASISNTVLFLEEYCKLKKTEDTAFPSVYIGLKDKLSGIRKVITESTLNLIQLLESYKEKLQEFSREEYDIRTQVSAIVQRKYRTSKPEPRTRDEFLQYACDITFDPDTAHRYLRLQEDNRKVTNTTPWEHPYPDLPSRFLHWRQVLSQQSLYLHRYYFEVEISGGGIYVGLTCKGIDRKGEERNSCISGNSFSWSIHWSGKEFTAWHSDTETPLKASPFRRLGIYVNFPGGTLSFYGVEYDAMTLIQKFDCKFSEPLYAAFWLSKKENTIRIVDLGEEPEKPAVPSVEAAP, encoded by the exons ATGGCTGAATTGGATCTAATTGCCCCAGGGCCTCTGACCGGGGTCACTGTTCACCCTTTGGCTCCTCTCGGCCCAGACCCTGGGTCAGCTATTCCAATAGGAAAAGAAGATGTGGACCTTCTCAGCAAGCCAGGCGAGGAAACCCAGGGGCAGGGTGACCTCGCAAAGCTCGGGGCTCCTGGTGATGAAGAGGAGGGACAGATCCTGTGTGACTTCTGTCTTGGGGCCAGCAGAGTAAGGGCTGTAAAGTCCTGTTTGACCTGCATGGTGAATTACTGTGAGGAGCACCTGCGGCCACACCAGGAGAACAGCAAACTGCACAGCCACCAGCTAACCGAGCCCACAAAAGACCAGGATCTGCGCACCTGCCCTGCCCACCACAGCCCTTTGGTTTCCTTCTGCCACACGCACCAGCAGTGTATCTGCCAGGAATGCGGCACGGGTGAACACAGAGGCGACAGCACTGTCTCCCTGGATGCAGCCCGCAGGAGCAAAGAG GCTGACCTTCGGTGCATGCAGCTGGACCTGGAGCAGAAGCTCAAGTTGAACGAAAATGCCATTGCCCGGCTCCAAGCCAACCACAAGTCTGTTTTG GTGTCCGTGTCAGAGGTGAAGGTGGTGGCTGAAGAGAAGTTTGGGGAACTCCTCGCAGCCGTGAGGAAGGCCCAGACTGATGTGATGCTCTTCTTAGAGGAGAAAGAACAGGCTGCACTGAATCAGGTCAACGGCATCAAGACCCACCTGGAGCACAGGAGCATCGAGATGGAGAAAAACAAGCAGGAGCTGGAGAAGTTGGCCTCCATCAGCAACACTGTGCTCTTCCTGGAG GAGTACTGCAAGCTTAAGAAGACAGAGGACACTGCCTTCCCCAGCGTTTACATCGGGCTGAAGGATAAACTCTCAGGCATCCGCAAGGTCATCACAGAGTCAACTCTGAACTTGATCCAGTTGCTAGAAAGCTATAAGGAAAAGCTTCAGGAATTTTCCAGGGAAG aatATGACATCAGAACTCAAGTGTCTGCCATTGTCCAGCGCAAGTACAGGACCTCGAAACCCGAGCCCAGAACCCGGGATGAGTTTCTTCAAT ATGCCTGTGACATCACATTTGACCCAGACACAGCACACAGGTACCTTCGCCTGCAGGAGGATAACCGCAAGGTCACCAACACCACACCCTGGGAACACCCTTACCCAGACCTCCCCAGTAGGTTTCTGCACTGGCGGCAGGTGCTGTCCCAGCAGAGTCTGTACCTGCACAGGTATTATTTTGAGGTGGAGATCTCTGGAGGAGGCATCTATGTTGGCCTGACCTGCAAAGGCATCGACCGTAAGGGGGAAGAACGAAACAGCTGCATTTCTGGAAACAGCTTCTCCTGGAGCATTCACTGGAGTGGGAAGGAGTTCACGGCCTGGCACAGTGACACAGAGACTCCGCTCAAGGCCAGCCCCTTCAGGAGGCTTGGCATCTATGTAAATTTCCCAGGAGGAACCCTTTCCTTCTATGGTGTAGAATATGATGCCATGACTCTGATTCAGAAGTTTGACTGCAAGTTCTCAGAGCCACTCTATGCTGCTTTCTGGCTGtctaagaaagaaaacaccatCCGGATTGTGGATCTGGGAGAGGAGCCTGAGAAGCCAGCTGTACCCTCAGTGGAGGCTGCTCCCTAG
- the Trim16 gene encoding tripartite motif-containing protein 16: protein MAELDLIAPGPLTGVTVHPLAPLGPDPGSAIPIGKEDVDLLSKPGEETQGQGDLAKLGAPGDEEEGQILCDFCLGASRVRAVKSCLTCMVNYCEEHLRPHQENSKLHSHQLTEPTKDQDLRTCPAHHSPLVSFCHTHQQCICQECGTGEHRGDSTVSLDAARRSKEADLRCMQLDLEQKLKLNENAIARLQANHKSVLVSVSEVKVVAEEKFGELLAAVRKAQTDVMLFLEEKEQAALNQVNGIKTHLEHRSIEMEKNKQELEKLASISNTVLFLEEYCKLKKTEDTAFPSVYIGLKDKLSGIRKVITESTLNLIQLLESYKEKLQEFSREEEYDIRTQVSAIVQRKYRTSKPEPRTRDEFLQYACDITFDPDTAHRYLRLQEDNRKVTNTTPWEHPYPDLPSRFLHWRQVLSQQSLYLHRYYFEVEISGGGIYVGLTCKGIDRKGEERNSCISGNSFSWSIHWSGKEFTAWHSDTETPLKASPFRRLGIYVNFPGGTLSFYGVEYDAMTLIQKFDCKFSEPLYAAFWLSKKENTIRIVDLGEEPEKPAVPSVEAAP from the exons ATGGCTGAATTGGATCTAATTGCCCCAGGGCCTCTGACCGGGGTCACTGTTCACCCTTTGGCTCCTCTCGGCCCAGACCCTGGGTCAGCTATTCCAATAGGAAAAGAAGATGTGGACCTTCTCAGCAAGCCAGGCGAGGAAACCCAGGGGCAGGGTGACCTCGCAAAGCTCGGGGCTCCTGGTGATGAAGAGGAGGGACAGATCCTGTGTGACTTCTGTCTTGGGGCCAGCAGAGTAAGGGCTGTAAAGTCCTGTTTGACCTGCATGGTGAATTACTGTGAGGAGCACCTGCGGCCACACCAGGAGAACAGCAAACTGCACAGCCACCAGCTAACCGAGCCCACAAAAGACCAGGATCTGCGCACCTGCCCTGCCCACCACAGCCCTTTGGTTTCCTTCTGCCACACGCACCAGCAGTGTATCTGCCAGGAATGCGGCACGGGTGAACACAGAGGCGACAGCACTGTCTCCCTGGATGCAGCCCGCAGGAGCAAAGAG GCTGACCTTCGGTGCATGCAGCTGGACCTGGAGCAGAAGCTCAAGTTGAACGAAAATGCCATTGCCCGGCTCCAAGCCAACCACAAGTCTGTTTTG GTGTCCGTGTCAGAGGTGAAGGTGGTGGCTGAAGAGAAGTTTGGGGAACTCCTCGCAGCCGTGAGGAAGGCCCAGACTGATGTGATGCTCTTCTTAGAGGAGAAAGAACAGGCTGCACTGAATCAGGTCAACGGCATCAAGACCCACCTGGAGCACAGGAGCATCGAGATGGAGAAAAACAAGCAGGAGCTGGAGAAGTTGGCCTCCATCAGCAACACTGTGCTCTTCCTGGAG GAGTACTGCAAGCTTAAGAAGACAGAGGACACTGCCTTCCCCAGCGTTTACATCGGGCTGAAGGATAAACTCTCAGGCATCCGCAAGGTCATCACAGAGTCAACTCTGAACTTGATCCAGTTGCTAGAAAGCTATAAGGAAAAGCTTCAGGAATTTTCCAGGGAAG aagaatATGACATCAGAACTCAAGTGTCTGCCATTGTCCAGCGCAAGTACAGGACCTCGAAACCCGAGCCCAGAACCCGGGATGAGTTTCTTCAAT ATGCCTGTGACATCACATTTGACCCAGACACAGCACACAGGTACCTTCGCCTGCAGGAGGATAACCGCAAGGTCACCAACACCACACCCTGGGAACACCCTTACCCAGACCTCCCCAGTAGGTTTCTGCACTGGCGGCAGGTGCTGTCCCAGCAGAGTCTGTACCTGCACAGGTATTATTTTGAGGTGGAGATCTCTGGAGGAGGCATCTATGTTGGCCTGACCTGCAAAGGCATCGACCGTAAGGGGGAAGAACGAAACAGCTGCATTTCTGGAAACAGCTTCTCCTGGAGCATTCACTGGAGTGGGAAGGAGTTCACGGCCTGGCACAGTGACACAGAGACTCCGCTCAAGGCCAGCCCCTTCAGGAGGCTTGGCATCTATGTAAATTTCCCAGGAGGAACCCTTTCCTTCTATGGTGTAGAATATGATGCCATGACTCTGATTCAGAAGTTTGACTGCAAGTTCTCAGAGCCACTCTATGCTGCTTTCTGGCTGtctaagaaagaaaacaccatCCGGATTGTGGATCTGGGAGAGGAGCCTGAGAAGCCAGCTGTACCCTCAGTGGAGGCTGCTCCCTAG